Proteins encoded by one window of Maridesulfovibrio bastinii DSM 16055:
- a CDS encoding arylesterase, with translation MIRFAAFGDSLTEGYGLPIYSSFPSYLERCLLEGGHNVEMLNFGVSGETSADGLLRLPEVLSTAPDAVYIEFGANDCFQFVNPAETEENLGRMIEAFQKNGSSVLLLGYNPLDFIPKTFAKEFTVIFERVAGKYKIPFHPDLMQGLYGQPNLLLSDGVHPSEEGVRAMVENLYPLFEELLTGLNKR, from the coding sequence ATGATTCGTTTTGCAGCTTTTGGAGACAGCCTGACTGAAGGTTACGGGCTCCCTATTTACAGTTCTTTTCCTTCATATCTGGAAAGATGCCTGCTTGAAGGCGGACATAATGTAGAAATGTTGAATTTCGGTGTTTCAGGAGAGACTTCGGCAGACGGTCTTCTACGGCTTCCCGAAGTCCTTTCAACCGCACCTGATGCCGTTTATATTGAATTCGGAGCTAACGACTGTTTTCAATTCGTGAATCCTGCTGAGACTGAAGAAAATCTCGGCAGGATGATTGAAGCATTTCAAAAAAATGGAAGCAGCGTTTTACTGCTCGGGTATAATCCTCTTGATTTTATTCCCAAAACCTTTGCTAAAGAATTTACAGTAATTTTTGAACGAGTTGCCGGGAAATATAAAATACCATTCCATCCGGACCTGATGCAGGGACTATACGGCCAGCCGAATCTTCTCTTATCAGATGGTGTTCATCCTTCAGAAGAAGGCGTCAGGGCTATGGTTGAAAACCTGTATCCTCTCTTTGAAGAGCTGCTCACAGGCTTAAATAAAAGGTAA
- the cas2 gene encoding CRISPR-associated endonuclease Cas2: MTKITRYLVAYDISCNKERYKVSKVLEGFGFRMQESVFECDLSPRQKDKLVIQLEQLNVETGFISIYLLGNHKPKDIGNAPPRFNENYAFVI, translated from the coding sequence ATGACTAAAATCACACGCTACCTCGTAGCTTACGATATTTCCTGCAATAAGGAACGGTATAAAGTTTCCAAAGTTCTTGAAGGTTTCGGGTTCAGGATGCAGGAAAGCGTTTTTGAGTGTGATTTAAGTCCACGGCAAAAAGATAAGCTTGTTATTCAGCTTGAACAGCTTAATGTGGAAACAGGCTTTATTTCCATATATCTCCTCGGGAATCATAAGCCCAAAGATATTGGTAATGCTCCACCACGTTTTAATGAAAATTATGCTTTCGTTATATAA
- the cas1 gene encoding CRISPR-associated endonuclease Cas1 encodes MTSDFSSFYSLNWHSIKISLTNTRNKFAKQHPLFVLDAIFKSALRKSGQRGLKYCFHPIGKTFGNRMRKSFRYDVEFIFPEAEPQNVDAFIDGLTDHLADPENNFELCHVGQVCNEQLAEIESVSPVNGSMNEVCLEFQTPFAFTPADKTRGWMIDKERFFSSLCRQVNNLFGLNFELEPEFFAEVEVHPYYWVYEQFGQKSKSGAGVRYINGMTGPLYLKGRLEKIMPLLQLCSQVHAGRRGATGLGFYLLKAEVPYFDALLRDDYSLGAAASRLDRDNDFSASLERDYGSIGNAVFAMRDHILNGEFQCSPAAPFEINKPLGGRRTLGTFSSEDSLAQKLLHRLLSPVLDRMFEHSSVGFRKGRSREDAKRMIQQAIRQGCRYVFESDIDSFFDDIDRSTMLRKLRGVLPQADKMTFRALESCINAGLENEVDSTKGLVQGSSLSPLLSNLYLDSVDERMDEHGYRFIRYADDFVVLAHSEDEWRKACEDMQDSLEPLGLQLKEGKTHISCIDPGFKFLGIELDSDLAWENIEQAHLKRTVYVCNHFASLGVDVDCLAIRKSGSVIARVPFERTNEIVVYGNSAVSTKLIQKCSYEKIPITFCTPSGHYTNTLYPESKNFHVISGQHLARHNSMVQVERELICKRLISAKINNYIKWLSSRELHEDVISNLEYYLKRVSQATAKEHLFGIEGNAAKVCFAALNDLILDDSFRSENRIKLSKPDRLNTLLDCCYSLLFNRINSMLRVRGMNPYLGILHSDENNYESLVADLQEPFRARMDRFAVRLLNKNIITEKDFENVTPIKFKLSGRSMGKVLEHFEREMCIRIATESGTFAQLVDAQVQNLRNWVYERDDLKFFRSGERNLTLGEVEII; translated from the coding sequence ATGACTTCAGATTTCAGTTCCTTCTACTCCCTTAACTGGCATAGTATTAAAATTTCTCTGACCAATACCCGTAATAAGTTTGCGAAACAGCATCCGCTATTTGTGCTGGATGCTATCTTTAAGTCTGCGCTTAGAAAATCAGGACAACGTGGTTTGAAATACTGCTTTCATCCGATTGGTAAGACTTTCGGGAACAGAATGCGTAAATCCTTTCGCTATGATGTTGAATTTATATTTCCTGAAGCTGAGCCACAGAATGTGGATGCATTTATTGATGGACTGACGGATCATCTTGCTGATCCAGAAAATAATTTTGAGCTTTGTCATGTAGGACAAGTATGCAATGAACAGCTTGCTGAAATTGAGAGTGTATCTCCTGTAAATGGAAGTATGAATGAAGTCTGCCTTGAGTTTCAGACTCCTTTTGCTTTTACTCCTGCTGATAAGACTCGAGGGTGGATGATTGATAAGGAGCGGTTTTTCAGTTCGTTGTGCAGACAGGTGAACAATCTTTTCGGATTGAATTTTGAACTGGAACCTGAATTTTTTGCGGAGGTGGAAGTTCATCCATATTACTGGGTCTACGAGCAATTCGGGCAAAAATCTAAAAGTGGCGCTGGAGTTAGATATATTAATGGGATGACCGGTCCTCTGTATTTAAAAGGGCGGCTGGAAAAGATTATGCCCTTGCTGCAGCTTTGCTCGCAGGTTCATGCCGGGCGCAGAGGAGCTACCGGGCTTGGTTTTTATTTGCTCAAAGCTGAAGTTCCGTATTTTGATGCGCTGTTGCGTGATGATTATTCATTAGGTGCCGCCGCCTCCAGACTAGACCGGGATAATGATTTTTCAGCCTCACTTGAAAGGGATTACGGTTCGATTGGAAATGCTGTTTTTGCAATGCGTGATCATATTTTAAATGGAGAGTTTCAGTGCTCCCCCGCAGCTCCTTTTGAAATCAACAAACCTCTCGGTGGCAGGAGGACTTTGGGGACGTTTTCCTCAGAGGATAGTCTGGCCCAAAAGCTGCTGCATCGGTTACTGTCACCTGTTTTGGATAGGATGTTTGAGCATTCATCTGTAGGCTTTCGTAAAGGTCGTTCCCGCGAAGATGCAAAGCGTATGATCCAGCAGGCTATTCGGCAAGGATGCCGCTATGTCTTTGAATCGGATATAGATTCATTTTTTGATGACATTGATAGGTCGACCATGCTCCGAAAGCTTCGTGGTGTTCTGCCGCAAGCAGATAAAATGACCTTTAGGGCTTTGGAGTCATGCATCAATGCCGGGCTTGAGAATGAAGTAGATAGTACAAAAGGGCTGGTTCAGGGCAGTTCATTATCACCACTGTTGTCAAATTTATATCTGGATAGCGTTGATGAACGTATGGATGAGCATGGTTACCGTTTTATACGCTATGCAGATGATTTTGTTGTCTTGGCCCATAGTGAAGATGAATGGCGTAAAGCCTGCGAAGATATGCAGGACTCATTAGAACCTCTTGGTTTGCAACTGAAAGAAGGTAAAACACATATCAGCTGCATTGATCCCGGATTTAAGTTTCTGGGTATAGAACTGGATAGCGATCTTGCCTGGGAAAATATTGAGCAGGCCCATTTAAAGAGGACTGTTTACGTCTGCAATCATTTCGCATCGCTGGGGGTTGATGTTGATTGCCTTGCCATCAGGAAGAGTGGAAGCGTTATTGCGCGGGTCCCCTTTGAGCGGACCAATGAAATAGTTGTTTACGGCAATAGTGCGGTTTCCACCAAGCTTATCCAGAAATGCAGCTATGAAAAAATACCCATAACATTCTGTACTCCTTCCGGTCACTACACCAATACCCTTTATCCGGAATCTAAAAATTTTCATGTCATTTCAGGGCAGCATCTGGCACGCCATAATTCGATGGTGCAAGTTGAAAGGGAACTGATTTGTAAAAGGTTAATAAGTGCTAAAATTAATAATTATATCAAATGGCTGTCCTCTCGTGAATTACATGAAGACGTGATCAGTAATCTGGAGTATTATTTAAAGCGAGTCTCGCAGGCGACAGCAAAAGAACACCTATTTGGAATTGAAGGAAATGCGGCAAAGGTCTGTTTTGCAGCTTTAAATGATCTTATCTTGGATGATTCTTTTAGAAGTGAGAACAGGATCAAACTCTCCAAGCCGGATAGATTGAATACGTTGCTGGACTGTTGTTATTCTCTGCTTTTTAACCGGATCAATTCTATGCTTCGAGTCCGGGGAATGAATCCTTATTTGGGAATTCTGCATAGTGATGAAAACAATTACGAGTCGCTGGTTGCAGATTTGCAGGAACCTTTTCGGGCGAGAATGGACAGGTTTGCCGTGCGGTTGTTGAACAAGAATATTATTACTGAAAAAGATTTTGAAAATGTAACACCGATTAAATTCAAGCTGTCAGGACGCAGTATGGGAAAGGTGCTTGAGCATTTTGAAAGGGAAATGTGTATCCGAATAGCAACTGAGTCCGGAACATTTGCACAGCTGGTAGATGCACAGGTGCAGAATTTGCGGAACTGGGTGTATGAACGTGACGATTTGAAATTCTTTCGCAGCGGAGAACGCAATCTTACTTTGGGTGAGGTTGAAATAATTTAA
- a CDS encoding response regulator: protein MGLSESEIQTDNVRPLKILLAEDSENNVLLVQLFLKKLPYEIDVANDGKEAVDKFLMGKYDLVLMDIEMPVTDGYQATEQIRKYEAENGKERTPIIAVTAHVMAENREKAYKSGCDLFLTKPVKKADLISTIQDFCS, encoded by the coding sequence ATGGGGTTATCTGAATCTGAAATACAAACTGATAATGTTCGCCCATTGAAAATTCTTTTGGCTGAAGACAGTGAAAATAATGTTTTGCTGGTTCAGCTTTTTTTGAAAAAGCTTCCTTATGAAATAGATGTCGCAAACGATGGTAAGGAGGCCGTGGATAAATTTTTAATGGGAAAATATGATCTGGTACTCATGGATATTGAGATGCCGGTTACAGACGGCTATCAGGCAACCGAACAGATTAGAAAATATGAAGCTGAGAACGGTAAAGAAAGAACCCCGATAATTGCTGTTACAGCCCACGTTATGGCTGAAAACAGGGAAAAAGCATATAAAAGCGGATGTGATTTATTTTTGACAAAACCTGTTAAAAAAGCGGATCTGATTTCAACTATTCAGGATTT
- a CDS encoding recombination-associated protein RdgC, which yields MPILSASVGLTRYRVVEEVPDSLIREIPELLSKFAFKDIDHTAEERSFGWVNFDDMLDDKWSVSPPEKGQYFTFSLRLDTRRIQPAVLKKHLQIALNHEMAEAKKEGKNFISRDRKREIKDQVTLKLRARSLPIPAVFDVVWNVPENRLYLATTNAKIMDMFEEYFDNTFQLNLEPLTPFFLAMDKLGEEAVQKLESLDPTIFVG from the coding sequence TTGCCTATACTCTCCGCCAGTGTCGGACTCACCCGCTACAGGGTTGTGGAAGAAGTTCCGGATTCACTTATCAGGGAAATCCCCGAACTGCTAAGCAAATTCGCTTTTAAGGATATTGACCACACCGCCGAGGAACGCTCATTCGGATGGGTTAACTTTGATGATATGCTTGATGACAAATGGAGTGTATCACCGCCGGAAAAAGGACAGTATTTTACCTTTTCCCTGCGACTGGACACCAGAAGAATTCAGCCTGCAGTCCTTAAAAAACACCTTCAAATTGCTCTTAACCATGAAATGGCCGAAGCCAAAAAAGAAGGTAAAAATTTCATTTCCCGTGATAGGAAAAGAGAAATTAAAGATCAGGTAACACTGAAACTCCGGGCCAGAAGCCTGCCGATTCCTGCTGTTTTTGATGTTGTCTGGAATGTTCCTGAAAACAGGCTTTATCTTGCAACAACAAATGCAAAGATAATGGATATGTTTGAAGAATATTTCGACAATACATTCCAGCTGAATCTGGAACCGCTTACTCCGTTTTTCCTTGCTATGGATAAACTTGGGGAAGAAGCAGTTCAAAAACTTGAATCACTTGATCCGACAATTTTCGTCGGTTAG
- a CDS encoding YcaO-like family protein, giving the protein MQYELKLMNTLSGVGCFAAAPGPNLSFTEVLQHLEEHPFDEFMHRHMLEMLGNHRQRKIEKLINEARGNDDKKVLAALLFEACLTHMRLKKLLPIMEKDFDAAELSRFSPTLHLRSYLLKDQPIHNKWISMFNNNMECHAPLQIENEIGPRPEFADDAFQKISHTAEEIRASLKKENLLPAPLTRRPLEETYNEAIAKLEALDIFAGPEMRHKACLSPNSILRHWMVKTRTDSGSFNNSLRGLQTSYGRGFSLEQARTSCAMEVVERVSSYASIAKTGIQNRKTPQPLVHGSYPEVAKEAVALDPDTIPLEAPYEDQPLWWMPAQKREQNGLTDALVPVQHVFLFNNLDEQNLFSGLSSTGLASGNTVEEARLSGILEVLERDSDATVPFDINKCFRISTNDSEIDKFLFDLETTGTQVWFQDMTSELGVPCYRCFAVGRLGDVNRGGGCNLNGKKALLSALTETPYPYPGPPTTRRPKDLPIRKLEELPDYSTGGANGDLMVLENLLLSNGLSPYYADLTRKDLEFPVTRAIIPGLEIVSDMDKFSRVSPRLYRNYLEMISNN; this is encoded by the coding sequence ATGCAGTACGAATTAAAGCTAATGAATACCCTCTCAGGCGTAGGCTGCTTTGCTGCCGCACCAGGACCAAATCTCAGCTTTACTGAAGTTCTTCAGCATCTTGAAGAGCATCCTTTTGACGAATTTATGCACCGCCACATGCTGGAAATGCTCGGCAACCACCGTCAGCGCAAAATAGAAAAGCTGATTAACGAAGCCAGAGGTAATGACGATAAAAAAGTTCTCGCGGCTCTGCTGTTTGAAGCATGTCTTACCCACATGCGACTAAAAAAACTTCTTCCCATAATGGAAAAAGATTTTGACGCAGCTGAGCTCTCCAGATTCAGCCCTACCCTGCATTTAAGATCATACTTACTAAAAGATCAGCCAATCCATAACAAATGGATTTCCATGTTCAATAATAATATGGAATGTCATGCCCCGTTGCAGATTGAAAATGAGATTGGTCCCAGACCTGAATTTGCTGATGATGCTTTTCAAAAAATCAGCCATACAGCTGAGGAGATCAGAGCCTCACTGAAAAAAGAGAATCTTCTTCCAGCTCCTTTAACGCGCCGTCCTCTTGAAGAGACATATAACGAAGCAATTGCAAAGCTTGAAGCACTGGATATTTTTGCCGGTCCTGAAATGCGCCACAAAGCCTGCCTCAGCCCCAACTCAATACTGCGGCACTGGATGGTCAAGACCAGAACGGATTCAGGATCATTCAATAACAGTCTTAGAGGGCTTCAAACAAGCTATGGCCGAGGTTTCAGCCTTGAGCAGGCCAGAACATCCTGTGCGATGGAAGTTGTTGAAAGAGTAAGCTCATACGCAAGTATAGCTAAAACAGGAATTCAGAATAGAAAAACTCCACAACCGCTGGTGCATGGCTCATATCCGGAAGTAGCAAAAGAGGCCGTAGCGCTTGATCCTGATACAATACCTCTTGAAGCTCCTTACGAAGATCAGCCGCTGTGGTGGATGCCTGCCCAGAAACGTGAGCAGAACGGGCTTACAGATGCTCTTGTTCCTGTGCAGCACGTTTTTCTGTTCAATAATCTGGACGAACAAAACCTTTTCAGCGGACTCAGCTCAACCGGTCTTGCTTCCGGCAATACCGTAGAAGAGGCTCGACTGAGCGGAATTCTGGAAGTTTTAGAAAGAGATAGTGATGCGACGGTTCCTTTTGATATCAACAAATGTTTCCGTATCAGCACTAACGATTCTGAAATAGATAAATTCCTCTTTGATCTGGAAACCACAGGTACTCAGGTCTGGTTTCAGGATATGACTTCTGAGCTTGGAGTCCCCTGTTATCGCTGCTTCGCTGTTGGGAGACTTGGTGATGTTAACAGAGGAGGAGGATGTAATCTTAATGGTAAAAAAGCATTGCTCTCAGCGCTGACAGAAACGCCCTACCCTTACCCCGGACCACCGACAACCCGCCGGCCTAAAGACCTTCCAATCAGAAAGCTTGAAGAACTTCCCGATTACTCCACTGGAGGAGCTAATGGCGACCTTATGGTTCTTGAAAATCTGCTGCTGAGCAATGGCTTGTCACCATACTACGCTGATCTTACCCGTAAAGATCTGGAGTTTCCGGTTACCCGAGCTATTATTCCCGGATTGGAAATTGTTTCTGATATGGACAAATTCTCAAGAGTCAGCCCAAGGCTCTATCGCAACTATTTAGAGATGATAAGCAATAATTAA
- a CDS encoding TVP38/TMEM64 family protein gives MKNHFEHKEIINALLFMAALVLFSFLAGKYGENHLSGLVSYVDGWGTLAPVFFVLCNTVALVLVVPQTIFTIAAGLLFGTFKGIIISLAGMAAGSSLAFLLGRKILRERIITRYSRSHYFTKIEELSRDHPLKILALSRVVPILPYPVVNYLWAVTSVGYIPYILLSLLCILPETVFLTAGGHLLQTGLTRGRADWTIVLILLGAGAVAGFLILKMRKEFDD, from the coding sequence ATGAAAAATCATTTCGAGCACAAAGAAATAATAAACGCACTGCTATTCATGGCCGCTTTAGTTCTGTTTTCGTTTCTTGCAGGGAAATATGGTGAGAATCATCTGTCCGGTCTAGTCAGTTATGTTGATGGCTGGGGAACTCTTGCTCCGGTATTTTTTGTCTTATGCAATACCGTTGCATTGGTGCTGGTTGTTCCGCAGACCATTTTTACAATTGCCGCAGGGCTATTGTTTGGAACATTCAAGGGAATAATTATAAGCCTTGCAGGGATGGCTGCGGGAAGCTCTCTGGCTTTTTTGCTGGGACGAAAAATTTTGCGGGAGAGAATAATTACACGCTACAGCCGTTCTCATTATTTTACAAAAATTGAAGAATTGAGCCGTGACCACCCGTTAAAAATTCTGGCTCTCAGCAGGGTGGTTCCCATATTGCCTTACCCGGTAGTAAATTATTTATGGGCGGTAACGTCTGTGGGATATATCCCTTATATCCTGCTGAGTCTTTTGTGTATTTTACCTGAGACGGTTTTTCTGACAGCCGGTGGACATCTATTGCAGACAGGGCTTACCCGAGGCCGGGCTGATTGGACAATTGTACTTATCCTTCTCGGGGCAGGGGCTGTTGCAGGTTTTTTGATACTTAAAATGCGTAAAGAATTTGATGATTGA
- a CDS encoding CRISPR-associated protein Csx3 — protein MNDEIIIDLGRMFNETAKLDDIKVYCKEAEKMAGKGNNIILTGRAPIWMYLSIAHHLHGFARSLSYDSPVTGIVPIFNHDPR, from the coding sequence ATGAATGATGAAATTATTATTGATCTCGGCAGGATGTTTAATGAAACAGCTAAGCTTGATGATATAAAAGTATATTGCAAAGAAGCTGAAAAAATGGCTGGAAAAGGAAACAATATAATACTAACTGGCCGTGCGCCGATCTGGATGTATTTATCCATTGCGCATCACCTGCACGGTTTTGCTAGATCATTATCTTATGACTCTCCGGTGACGGGAATTGTGCCTATTTTTAATCATGACCCAAGGTAG